In one Nicotiana sylvestris chromosome 8, ASM39365v2, whole genome shotgun sequence genomic region, the following are encoded:
- the LOC138875537 gene encoding uncharacterized protein, with amino-acid sequence MEYLQREFIQLTKMKDFKFHPRCKKLGVVHVCFADDLLMFCKDDIQSIRLLKQAFHKFSMVSGLQANADKSSVYIAGVSIWKKEEILQELGFPEGNLPFKYLGVPLDSKKLSIAQCWPLVEKIIFVDWFSYCVKESFDFLGNNMFATECRGLNVMNMLYWNKAAIAKHLWAVAKKKDSLWIKWMHIYYIKNYTIEDMPISRNAAWIGNSGEATEVWYTNSTTVFFFCEQAIETFDHLFFECSLTKELWLRLLRWLGYDRPICDWQSEVEWVSKNAKRRNGQCAIVTCVFGMLVNAIWRERNKRRFQGALEYWIVMYRSSLRRNLRLEFITKDE; translated from the exons ATGGAGTATTTGCAAAGGGAGTTCATACAATTGACAAAGATGAAAGACTTCAAATTCCATCCTAGGTGCAAGAAATTGGGTGTGGTACATGTCTGTTTTGCGGATGACTTGCTAATGTTTTGCAAGGATGATATACAATCTATCAGGCTATTAAAACAAGCTTTTCATAAATTCTCTATGGTATCAGGTCTTCAAGCAAATGCTGACAAGAGTTCTGTCTATATAGCTGGAGTTTCAATTTGGAAAAAAGAGGAAATTTTACAAGAGCTGGGGTTCCCTGAAGGCAACCTACCTTTCAAGTACCTTGGGGTACCATTGGATTCCAAAAAGCTGTCTATTGCTCAGTGCTGGCCACTAGTAGAGAAG ATCATTTTTGTGGACTGGTTCAGCTACTGTGTCAAGGAGAGCTTTGATTTCTTGGGAAACAATATGTTTGCCACAGAGTGCAGGGGGCTTAATGTAATGAACATGCTATACTGGAATAAAGCTGCTATTGCAAAGCATCTATGGGCAGTGGCAAAGAAGAAGGATAGTCTATGGATAAAATGGATGCACATTTACTACATAAAGAACTATACGATTGAAGATATGCCTATATCTAGGAATGCAGCCTGG ATTGGCAACAGTGGAGAGGCTACTGAAGTTTGGTATACAAACTCCACAACAGTGTTTTTTTTTTGCGAGCAAGCTATTGAGACTTTTGACCATCTTTTCTTTGAATGCTCGCTGACAAAGGAACTATGGTTGAGGCTGCTAAGATGGTTGGGATATGATAGACCTATTTGTGACTGGCAGAGTGAAGTCGAATGGGTAAGCAAGAATGCTAAAAGGAGAAATGGACAATGTGCAATAGTTACCTGTGTATTTGGCATGCTAGTGAATGCTATATGGAGAGAAAGAAATAAGCGGAGATTCCAAGGAG CATTAGAGTACTGGATTGTCATGTATAGATCTAGCTTAAGAAGGAACCTCAGACTAGAGTTTATAACAAAGGATGAGTAG